A single genomic interval of Rosistilla ulvae harbors:
- a CDS encoding Ig-like domain-containing protein, protein MNQLRQRFLKSRKKNTRRQRRQLFGEVLEGRRLLAADVVVPMDGMNPHHNYVFGTDTNRDYQTTAVDALIVINRLNSANSAFSGELGSTNDDGVFPDVNNDGLITPIDALNILNTINRGEGSLSPILELSLDVSQNNQSLLRADGDSVSDNEMNTRDFTLTVGEKFNLEVRWDHLVKDFGQQPLGAFTVYADILASNKDAFAPVLSETQIITISENLVDGGGGGLELSYPGRTPVSVSFQDISDHGFEGPLSSAIEEAGGFEEGSISVFQSTARTSRANSETGVGDPFVYTIRYNGDTEENIDIPKLQVTPKITDGSDNLMDNITASVAEIPVYLNNNEADGLNPDAFRFNIDFRSSNLNEMALYPSSPSGNYTLDGDGNPDGDDVIFDEVGGLSNNISSGGLPSIVRGVANALPYDGLDFEAFSIELIVLEPADDVTFTLNMPDLIGNQLTVFGNDDALTEDGLVTIDTSENGKALVRGTFVAAPQDITIGADSLSVVEDTAKNIDPVANDVEIEGGVLTLKSTGGFTQPTNGTVTRVGTSNTLTYTPDLNYNGPDSFTYTVVNSEGVEATGTVSVTVSAVNDVPTAVNDSGIGLTTPETDPLTITADRLLDNDLKGADNESDQILSVTNAFSTASTKGTVSFNPSTNEILYTPKNGELGNDTFSYTISDGAGGSATGTVTVNVTDVNTAPIAGNDTIAVTEDVPLTIDVSDLLANDSDDNNIFSIESVNAGTGASAGSVVFNSGAGTITYTPAANVFGTNADSFTYTLTDGVNEAVTATVRVNITAVNDAPVATDDALTVDEGLTPRTLDVLDNDNAGPGEGTSVTITDVTALPAGAGTVAIASDGQSLIYTAPSANYVNAAINFSYTIQDSQGLSATADVTLSVVPTVRPRAIPDVVNINEDAAAIEIDVLANDLGNVGESVTLESIDTTGFPAAAGTLEIDEKDPNTKTDDVVVFTPAENYFSTSGLTFTYTISDTSGNDSEAAAIGANTATVTINVASVNDKPVFVADALFEIDEDETFTLPASVLANDSAGPANEQQTLSISSVSATSAANGTVTLADGVVTFQPAADYHGDDSFTYTISDGVDTTTATASFSIASINDAPNLLPVTQLTQGSEAITLDKSTLLAGATPGPADEASQTLTIFAVSNGGATSGGGNVVLNADQSITYTPPAGFSGTDTFQISVRDNGSPSEIATATVSITNNAAPVVRNDTVSTYKGLTKTILASELLANDSDAEGDPLTITSITQPSVGTVELSEDGLSIILTTPSESDADSTQFTYTVTDSFSERVGTVDVAILPFQPSTITGSVYVDQANGSEANGSQDDGEIGLGSVHVTLWQAGSPVLSVLSDAYGNFKFENVVPGEYTLTYETPSGVNDSATNPDSIPISIGPAGGEEFTGISFTADSLSSTAGNTLDRYIGSYLMALQRANSDLSDEDIAALSEQGIVFGIDGDDEISFMFVKGGTGFQDAAAISATLSDDGSQLELTKLYADGRVSVPVVIPRALFISMEDPETGDTIIRVLGDVAFTPKVEIGGEASFDDYTEAVDDYFAGT, encoded by the coding sequence ATGAACCAACTGCGCCAACGGTTTTTGAAGTCACGCAAAAAAAACACCCGCCGCCAACGGCGACAATTGTTTGGAGAGGTGCTGGAAGGGCGGCGATTGCTCGCTGCCGACGTCGTGGTTCCGATGGATGGAATGAATCCACATCACAACTACGTCTTCGGCACCGATACCAACCGCGACTATCAAACCACCGCTGTCGATGCGTTGATCGTGATCAACCGTCTGAACAGTGCCAATTCGGCGTTCAGTGGTGAACTGGGATCGACCAACGACGATGGCGTCTTCCCCGACGTCAATAACGACGGTTTGATCACGCCGATCGATGCGTTGAATATCCTCAATACGATCAATCGCGGCGAGGGATCTCTCTCACCGATCCTCGAGCTTTCGCTGGACGTCTCGCAAAACAATCAATCGCTGCTGCGTGCCGACGGTGATTCGGTGAGCGACAACGAGATGAACACTCGCGATTTCACGCTGACGGTCGGCGAGAAGTTTAACCTAGAGGTTCGCTGGGATCACTTGGTCAAAGATTTCGGCCAGCAACCGCTGGGGGCGTTTACAGTTTACGCCGACATCTTGGCGAGCAATAAGGACGCCTTTGCGCCGGTATTGAGCGAGACGCAGATCATTACGATCTCGGAAAATCTGGTGGATGGCGGTGGCGGTGGCTTGGAATTGAGCTACCCCGGAAGAACTCCCGTCTCTGTAAGTTTCCAAGATATCTCTGATCATGGTTTCGAAGGGCCCCTGTCCAGCGCGATCGAGGAGGCAGGAGGATTTGAAGAAGGGAGCATCAGCGTCTTCCAAAGCACGGCTCGCACCTCGCGTGCGAACAGCGAAACCGGCGTTGGCGATCCGTTTGTCTATACAATTCGGTACAACGGAGATACCGAAGAGAATATCGACATTCCCAAGTTACAGGTGACGCCCAAGATCACCGACGGCAGCGACAACCTGATGGACAACATCACCGCATCGGTCGCTGAGATCCCCGTCTATCTCAACAACAACGAAGCCGATGGCCTGAATCCCGACGCCTTCCGCTTCAACATCGATTTCCGGTCATCCAACCTCAACGAGATGGCGCTCTACCCGTCGAGCCCGAGCGGGAACTACACGCTCGATGGCGACGGGAACCCCGACGGCGACGACGTGATCTTCGACGAAGTCGGCGGTCTTTCGAACAACATCTCCTCGGGCGGTTTGCCATCGATCGTGAGGGGAGTGGCAAATGCACTTCCCTACGACGGACTCGATTTCGAAGCGTTTAGCATCGAATTAATCGTTCTCGAGCCAGCGGATGACGTGACGTTCACGCTGAACATGCCCGATCTGATCGGAAACCAATTGACGGTATTCGGAAACGACGATGCGTTGACCGAGGATGGTCTGGTTACGATCGATACATCCGAGAACGGAAAAGCGCTGGTACGCGGTACCTTTGTCGCCGCTCCACAAGACATCACGATCGGTGCCGATAGCCTTTCGGTCGTGGAAGACACTGCCAAAAACATCGATCCGGTCGCCAACGATGTGGAGATCGAAGGGGGCGTGTTGACCCTGAAATCGACAGGTGGCTTTACTCAACCGACCAACGGTACCGTTACTCGAGTTGGCACGTCCAATACGCTAACTTACACCCCAGATCTCAACTACAACGGTCCCGACAGCTTCACCTACACCGTCGTCAACAGCGAAGGTGTCGAAGCGACGGGCACTGTTTCGGTCACGGTCTCCGCCGTCAACGATGTCCCCACCGCAGTCAACGATTCGGGCATTGGACTGACCACTCCTGAAACCGATCCACTGACAATCACCGCCGATCGCTTGCTAGACAACGATCTCAAGGGCGCGGACAACGAATCGGATCAGATCTTAAGCGTCACCAACGCCTTTTCAACAGCGTCGACCAAGGGGACGGTTTCGTTCAACCCTTCGACCAATGAAATCCTTTACACGCCCAAGAACGGTGAACTCGGCAACGACACCTTCTCCTACACGATCAGCGACGGCGCCGGCGGATCCGCGACGGGGACCGTCACGGTTAACGTGACCGACGTCAACACAGCACCGATCGCTGGCAACGATACGATTGCAGTGACCGAAGATGTGCCGCTGACCATCGACGTCTCCGATCTGCTTGCCAACGATTCGGACGACAACAACATCTTCAGCATTGAAAGCGTCAATGCCGGAACCGGGGCATCCGCTGGCAGCGTCGTGTTCAACTCCGGTGCAGGCACGATCACCTACACCCCCGCCGCGAACGTCTTTGGCACCAACGCCGATTCGTTCACCTACACCCTGACCGACGGCGTGAACGAAGCCGTCACGGCGACCGTGCGAGTGAACATCACGGCGGTCAACGACGCACCTGTCGCGACCGACGACGCGTTGACGGTCGACGAAGGGCTGACCCCGCGAACGCTGGATGTGTTAGATAACGACAACGCGGGCCCCGGCGAGGGAACTTCGGTCACGATCACCGACGTCACAGCACTCCCTGCGGGTGCCGGCACCGTCGCGATCGCTAGCGACGGCCAATCGCTGATCTACACCGCGCCATCGGCGAACTACGTCAACGCCGCGATCAACTTCAGCTACACCATCCAGGACAGCCAGGGACTCTCAGCAACCGCCGATGTCACGTTGAGCGTTGTCCCGACGGTCCGCCCTCGTGCGATCCCAGACGTCGTGAACATCAACGAAGACGCTGCGGCGATCGAAATCGATGTGCTGGCCAACGACCTCGGTAACGTGGGTGAATCGGTAACGCTCGAATCGATCGACACCACTGGCTTCCCCGCCGCCGCAGGGACGCTGGAGATCGACGAAAAAGACCCCAACACGAAGACCGATGATGTGGTGGTTTTCACTCCGGCGGAAAACTACTTCAGCACCAGCGGCTTGACATTCACCTACACGATCAGCGACACCAGCGGAAACGATTCCGAAGCTGCGGCGATCGGTGCCAACACCGCGACCGTCACGATCAATGTCGCGTCGGTTAACGACAAGCCAGTTTTTGTTGCGGACGCATTGTTCGAAATCGACGAAGACGAAACCTTCACGCTTCCAGCAAGCGTCCTGGCAAACGATTCGGCAGGCCCAGCAAACGAGCAGCAGACCCTCTCGATCTCCTCTGTCTCGGCCACCTCCGCTGCGAACGGCACCGTCACGCTTGCCGATGGCGTTGTCACCTTCCAACCAGCTGCCGACTACCACGGCGACGACTCGTTCACCTACACGATCAGCGACGGCGTCGACACGACGACAGCAACAGCCAGCTTCTCGATCGCTTCGATCAACGACGCTCCGAACCTGCTGCCCGTCACCCAGCTGACCCAAGGTTCCGAAGCGATCACCTTGGACAAAAGCACCTTGCTGGCGGGAGCAACTCCGGGGCCAGCGGATGAAGCGAGTCAAACGTTGACGATCTTTGCCGTTAGCAACGGCGGGGCAACCTCCGGCGGCGGCAACGTCGTCCTCAACGCCGACCAATCGATCACCTACACGCCGCCAGCCGGCTTCTCGGGAACCGACACGTTCCAGATCTCGGTTCGCGATAACGGCTCGCCAAGCGAAATCGCAACCGCAACGGTTTCGATCACCAACAACGCCGCTCCTGTTGTCCGCAACGACACCGTCTCGACCTACAAGGGCCTGACCAAAACGATCCTTGCTAGCGAACTGTTGGCGAACGATTCGGATGCCGAAGGCGATCCGCTGACGATCACATCGATCACCCAGCCGTCGGTTGGAACCGTCGAGCTCAGCGAAGATGGGCTGTCGATCATATTGACGACCCCAAGTGAATCGGATGCCGATTCGACTCAATTCACCTACACCGTGACCGATTCGTTCTCCGAACGCGTCGGTACCGTCGACGTGGCGATCCTGCCGTTCCAACCAAGCACGATCACCGGATCGGTCTATGTCGATCAAGCCAACGGATCGGAAGCCAATGGCTCCCAGGACGATGGAGAGATCGGACTGGGCTCAGTTCACGTGACTCTCTGGCAAGCGGGCTCGCCTGTCCTTTCGGTCCTCTCCGATGCCTACGGCAATTTCAAATTTGAGAATGTCGTTCCGGGTGAATACACCCTCACCTACGAGACTCCAAGCGGCGTCAACGATAGTGCGACCAATCCCGACAGCATTCCAATCTCGATTGGCCCTGCGGGTGGAGAGGAATTCACCGGCATCTCCTTCACCGCCGACAGCCTCAGCTCGACCGCTGGCAATACGCTCGATCGCTACATCGGTAGCTACCTGATGGCACTTCAACGTGCCAATAGCGACCTGTCCGATGAAGATATCGCAGCCCTGTCGGAACAGGGAATCGTCTTCGGAATCGACGGCGACGACGAGATATCGTTCATGTTCGTCAAGGGAGGCACCGGCTTCCAGGACGCTGCCGCGATCTCGGCCACATTGAGCGACGATGGCAGCCAGCTGGAACTGACCAAGCTGTACGCGGATGGTCGCGTTTCGGTCCCCGTCGTGATCCCACGAGCGTTGTTCATCTCGATGGAAGATCCCGAAACCGGTGACACCATCATTCGCGTCCTGGGCGATGTCGCCTTTACGCCGAAAGTTGAGATCGGAGGGGAAGCCAGTTTCGATGACTACACCGAAGCTGTCGACGATTACTTTGCAGGAACCTAG
- a CDS encoding dockerin type I domain-containing protein has translation MTFPLRSPLRRKSWRRCALRLEHLESRQLLAGLPLGAAANDTAEYMLGRVAVTPVFLESDGSIDTSTQDWSEEEIATTLAKVAGGVQWWADTLDQLDSVHTLEFVIDDSFAETPFETPYEPINRPSDDYPIWITDFLLTVGYDGNGSLEQGIRDFNDAQRQKLDTDWSFTIFVAAAEEYDQFPSSGTFATAFALPGGLFFVTPASRPTSTYAHETGHMFYALDEYSGGASANRTRGYYNTTNLNAISGNPEPGFVQEPSIMSGGSSLQTAFANNTSAAETLAMVGWQDSDGDGIFDVLDVPLALSGSGRFDSNTSTYRFEGEAAAQALPNQNPTGLQNDITLNQISRIEYRIDGGDWQIASSPNTPTATLDLRIPIEDPFTEIQIRAIDQQTGVTSNLFTGRADAPATTNTTAAIAGHVWLDRKNDEIFDPADPGIAGVSVQVIDSFGEPVSMSQGVEPDDFDAGVIGAIPGVTLSAVGTSLGPNLFASTSDFASTGQLVFSALDTQQFRRSESWSSSREQLFQATFDEPVSHAWIDATALTQSSIGRIEAYDASGQLIHRITSDAIPLGESITLAIETATAEIASIRAFGHAETSVALDNLRFGTTTATSTDAMGTFSLRGLPDGQYRLQIESDRPEIFEIETPVIEVTVSDGAIAQPLTLRATQYNSPWQNPTDRFDVNANNTIEPLDALQILNEINRNGSRELTTDDIGARYFDVNGDGLIAPVDVLNVINEIQRTRMFDGEFQASTGDSQSASDTAPVGSSDTTLNTLTPPSPVAAGEQAVPSSSKTRSDRERATDEIFAAFIPASAPLTGSDLPFRSRPSQPGAALEQDKTEKTEETNDSRDSLETDLESHNSLIQPL, from the coding sequence ATGACTTTTCCGCTGCGATCTCCGCTCCGCCGCAAATCGTGGCGGCGGTGTGCGCTTCGGTTGGAACATCTCGAAAGCCGGCAATTGCTAGCTGGATTGCCCCTGGGAGCGGCGGCAAACGATACAGCTGAATATATGCTGGGCCGCGTTGCGGTTACTCCTGTATTCCTGGAAAGCGATGGCTCGATCGATACCAGCACTCAGGACTGGTCCGAGGAGGAGATCGCCACGACGCTCGCCAAAGTGGCCGGCGGAGTCCAGTGGTGGGCCGACACCCTCGACCAGCTCGACAGCGTCCATACGCTGGAATTTGTCATCGACGACAGCTTTGCCGAGACCCCGTTCGAGACACCCTACGAACCGATCAATCGCCCGTCGGACGATTATCCGATCTGGATCACCGACTTCCTACTGACCGTCGGCTATGACGGCAACGGTTCGTTGGAACAAGGAATCCGCGACTTCAACGACGCCCAACGGCAGAAACTCGATACCGATTGGTCGTTCACCATCTTCGTTGCCGCGGCGGAAGAATACGATCAATTCCCCTCCAGCGGCACCTTTGCGACAGCATTCGCGCTCCCCGGTGGACTGTTTTTCGTCACCCCGGCCTCCCGTCCGACATCGACCTATGCGCACGAAACAGGGCACATGTTTTATGCCTTGGACGAATACTCAGGAGGTGCGTCGGCAAATCGAACCCGCGGCTATTACAACACCACCAACCTCAACGCGATCAGCGGCAACCCCGAGCCTGGCTTCGTGCAAGAGCCGAGCATCATGTCGGGGGGCAGCAGTCTACAGACCGCGTTCGCAAACAACACCAGTGCCGCCGAGACGCTGGCCATGGTCGGCTGGCAAGACAGCGATGGCGACGGCATCTTCGACGTCCTCGACGTTCCGTTGGCCCTCTCTGGCAGCGGGCGATTCGATAGCAACACCAGCACCTATCGATTCGAAGGGGAAGCGGCGGCGCAAGCCCTGCCGAATCAAAATCCGACGGGCTTGCAAAACGATATCACCCTGAATCAGATCAGCCGGATCGAATACCGGATCGACGGCGGCGATTGGCAGATCGCGTCGTCCCCCAACACCCCCACAGCAACACTCGACTTGCGGATTCCGATCGAAGATCCGTTTACCGAGATTCAAATCCGAGCGATCGACCAACAAACGGGGGTAACCAGCAACCTATTCACCGGCAGGGCCGATGCCCCCGCGACGACCAACACCACCGCGGCAATCGCCGGACACGTCTGGCTGGACCGGAAAAACGATGAGATCTTTGATCCCGCAGACCCTGGAATTGCAGGCGTTTCGGTTCAAGTGATCGATTCATTCGGAGAACCGGTTTCTATGAGCCAAGGAGTCGAACCGGACGATTTCGACGCCGGGGTGATTGGCGCTATTCCAGGCGTGACGCTTTCAGCCGTTGGAACGTCGTTGGGCCCCAATCTGTTTGCATCGACCTCCGATTTCGCATCGACCGGCCAACTCGTTTTCAGCGCACTCGATACGCAACAATTCCGTCGCTCCGAATCGTGGTCCTCGTCTCGTGAACAACTCTTCCAAGCAACGTTTGACGAACCGGTCAGCCACGCCTGGATCGATGCGACCGCGTTGACTCAGTCGAGCATTGGACGCATCGAGGCTTATGATGCCAGCGGTCAATTGATCCATCGGATCACCAGCGACGCGATCCCGCTGGGCGAAAGCATAACGCTTGCAATCGAGACCGCGACGGCAGAGATTGCATCGATTCGAGCGTTTGGCCACGCCGAAACATCAGTGGCATTGGATAATTTACGATTCGGTACGACGACCGCCACTAGCACCGATGCCATGGGAACCTTCTCGCTGCGTGGTCTGCCGGACGGACAATATCGCCTGCAAATTGAAAGCGACCGCCCCGAAATCTTTGAAATCGAAACTCCCGTGATCGAAGTCACGGTCAGCGACGGAGCGATCGCACAACCGCTGACGCTTCGCGCCACCCAATACAACAGCCCCTGGCAAAACCCGACCGATCGGTTCGATGTCAACGCCAACAACACGATCGAACCTCTCGATGCCTTGCAAATCCTTAACGAAATCAATCGCAATGGCAGTCGCGAATTAACCACCGACGACATCGGAGCTCGCTATTTCGATGTCAACGGCGACGGTCTGATCGCGCCGGTCGACGTGCTGAACGTCATCAACGAGATCCAACGAACCCGAATGTTCGACGGCGAATTCCAGGCCAGTACCGGGGACAGTCAATCTGCAAGCGACACCGCGCCAGTCGGCTCGTCGGACACAACGTTGAACACACTAACGCCCCCGTCCCCTGTGGCGGCTGGCGAGCAGGCTGTTCCGTCGTCTTCCAAGACTCGATCCGATCGCGAACGGGCGACCGACGAAATCTTTGCAGCCTTCATCCCCGCGTCGGCACCGCTGACCGGCAGCGATCTCCCCTTCCGATCGAGGCCCTCCCAACCTGGCGCGGCCTTAGAACAGGATAAAACGGAAAAAACCGAAGAAACAAACGATTCGCGAGACTCCCTAGAAACGGACCTCGAATCGCACAACTCCCTAATCCAACCGCTATAA